The genomic segment AACAGAGACGATAGTAACTGCGTCGTTTTCGGCAATCGATGTCGAAATGCCTACTGTCACGGAAAACGCAGAGACAGTAGAACGTGTGAAAAGTGATTTAAGTTACGATGTTGTCGATGACGCTGAAAATGTGGCTATTGATGCCGAGATTGATGTTGTAATCGATAATTCTCTCGCAGCAGACGAACAGCAGCAAAGTGCATCTCTCGATGCCGCCAATGATTCAGCACAAGATGAAGCCGTTGAAGAAGCTGTATTCGTAATTAATATTATGGCGCGTGAAGGCAAGAGTATTGCTGGTGCAGAATTGCTACAAGAATTGTCTGCCTTTGGTTTCAAATTTGGCGAAATGGATATCTTCCACCGCCATGTTGATGCTGCAGGTAAAGGTGCTGTTATCTTTAGCCTTGCGAACATGGTTAAACCAGGCACTTTCGATATTGATACCATGGAGCAATTTGAGTCTCCAGGGGTATCCTTGTTCATGATGTTCCCGTGTGCAGGTAAAGCATCACACAATTATGGCCTGATGTTAAGTGCGGCAGAGCGCATTGCCGACGGTGTTGATGGTTTATTAATGGATGCCACACGTCACCCATTAACAGAAGACGCCATTGAACAAGAACAAGTGTTTATTCGCAAATTAGAAAACCGTTCATTAGCGAAATAAGCTGTTCATTAGTAGCATACACAGTGCGTTAGCAAAATAAATAAAGCATTAGTAAAATAAACACAGTATCCAGATAAATGCCTCACTTCGGTGGGGCTTTTTTTGATCTTCGGAATTTTTTATCTTTGGAAATAAAGATGACAGAACAAGCAAAACAGATTCAAACCTTAACGCTTCAATTAGAAGAGTATAATCACCAGTATTACGTATTAGATAATCCAAGCGTACCGGATGCGGAATATGACCGACTATTGCATGCATTAAAACAGCTAGAAACCGAATTCCCTGAACTTGCTTTAGCTACGTCGCCAACTCAAAAAGTCGGTGGTGAAGCGCTTACTAGTTTTACCCAAATTCAGCACGAAATACCGATGTTGTCATTGGATAATGTATTTTCTGAAGAGGAGTTGCTGGCGTTTGAAAAACGTTTACAAGATCGTTTGCTGACTAAAACTGAGATTAAATTTAGCTGTGAACCAAAGCTCGATGGTCTTGCCGCCAGTATTTTGTATGAAAATGGTCACTTTGTGCGTGCTGCAACCCGTGGCGACGGGCAAATCGGCGAAGATATTTCTGAAAATGTAAAAACCATTAAATCAATTCCACTACGTTTACGTGGCGATGACTTCCCTGCGCGCTTAGAAGTACGTGGTGAAGTGTTCATGCCTAAAGCCGGTTTTGAACAATTAAATATCAATGCCAAGAAGAAAGGTGAAAAGACCTTTGTTAACCCGCGTAATGCCGCTGCAGGTAGTTTACGTCAACTTGATCCTAAGATTGCCGCAAGCCGTCCGTTAGCCTTTAATGCTTATTCATTAGGTGTTGTTGAAGGTGAAGTTGAGGGTAAAGGCTTATCAAATTCGCATGCTGAAAACTTACAGAAACTGAAGCAATGGGGTATCCCTGTTTGTGCTGATGTGACTGTGGCTATGGGTTATAAAGGTTGCTTAGACTTTTATGAGAACATTGGTGAACGTCGTGATTCACTGTCGTATGACATTGATGGTGTAGTGTATAAAGTAGATGATTTAGCATTGCAAAAAACACTCGGTTTTGTTGCACGAGCACCACGCTGGGCAACGTCGCATAAGTTTCCTGCACAAGAAGAAATTACCACCTTGCTGGATGTTGAATTTCAAGTTGGCCGTACTGGCGCAATCACCCCTGTGGCACGTCTCGAACCGGTATTCGTTGGTGGTGTGACTGTGAGTAATGCCACGCTGCATAACTCGGATGAAATTGCGCGTTTAGGCATTAAAATAAAAGATCAGGTGATTATTCGCCGTGCAGGTGATGTGATCCCACAAGTGGCGCGCGTCATGTTAGAACGCCGCCCTGATGATGCGCAAGACATCGTCTTCCCTGCAACATGCCCTGTATGTGATTCAGAAGTCGAACGTATCGAAGGCGAAGCGACAGTGCGTTGTACTGCGGGTCTGTATTGTGGTGCTCAACGTAAAGAAGCAATTAAACATTTTGCCTCACGCAAAGCATTGAACATTGATGGTTTAGGCGACAAGATGGTGGAACAACTGGTTGATGCCGAGTTAATTAAAACCCCTGCAGACTTGTTTGGTGTTACTTTTGGTCAGTTAACTATGTTAGATCGCATGGGACCAAAAAAGGCAACTAACTTACTCGAAGCATTGAAAGTCGCAAAACACACGACATTGGCGAAGTTCTTATATTCACTGGGTATCCGTGAAGTAGGGGAAGCGACAGCCGCTAACCTTGCCAATGATCTATTAAGTTTAGAGTTCATCAAAAAAGCCTCGGTTGAACGTTTAGTATTGATTAGCGATGTCGGCGAGATCGTTGCTAAGCACATCTTCTACTTCTTCCGTGAAGAGCATAACCTTGCGGTAATTGACCAACTTATCGAAGCGGGCATGAGCTGGGATGATGTGGCGGTTAAAGAACAAAGCCAACAACCACTGTTAGGCACCATTTATGTGATCACTGGTACGCTGGTTAATATTTCGCGTGCTGATGCTAAGACGCGGTTACAAGACTTAGGCGCTAAAGTTGCAGGCAGTGTGTCGAAGAAGACTACGGCGTTAGTGGCTGGTCCTGCTGCAGGCTCTAAGCTCACTAAAGCGCAAGAGTTAGATATCGATATTCTGTCTGAAGATGATTTACTGGCGCTATTGGCATCTCATGGTTAGTTAATCGCTGCACATAGTTATTTAATGACGGTACTAGGGTAGTTTATAACAGAACTAGGGTAGTTAATTTTAGTTCGTGTATTGTTAGTTTTAGCTTTAATGGTAAAATGCGCAGCATCATGTGCTTAACCTGTCGTGGGTTAAGCGAATCAAATAATGTAAAAGGTATTGTGAGACTTATGACTGTTAAGACTCGTTTTGCACCTAGCCCAACTGGCTACTTGCACGTAGGCGGCGCACGTACAGCGCTTTATTCTTGGTTGCATGCAAAAAGCCAAGGTGGTGAATTTGTACTGCGTATCGAAGATACTGATTTAGAACGTTCTACTCAAGAAGCGGTTGACGCGATCTTAGAAGGCATGAAGTGGGCTGGTCTGGATTGGGATGAAGGTCCTTATTTCCAAACTCAACGTTTCGATCGTTACAACGAGTTAGTTGATCAACTACTAGCAGAAGACAAAGCATACAAATGTTATTGTTCACGCGAACGTCTTGACGCGTTACGTGCAGCGCAAATGGATGCGAAAGAAAGCCCACGTTACGATGGTAAATGTAGCCATGGTGATATCGAAGACACCGGTGCTGATTTCGTTGTACGTTTCCGTAACCCGAAAGAAGGTTCTGTTATCGTTGATGACAAGATCCGTGGCAAAGTTGAATTTGCTAACAAAGAATTAGATGACCTAATCATCCGCCGTACAGACGGTTCACCGACAT from the Moritella sp. Urea-trap-13 genome contains:
- the zipA gene encoding cell division protein ZipA; translated protein: MQDLRLVLIILGFIAIAALITHGLWSNKKNQVKPLKDKPLKKLDQNVKDNQGFDLDGIGDKRVVTKSVEPTMNFESDKPAPVSVGKIEPQFSAVNSSSSSSRPLKNNEPQASTDAAPTETIVTASFSAIDVEMPTVTENAETVERVKSDLSYDVVDDAENVAIDAEIDVVIDNSLAADEQQQSASLDAANDSAQDEAVEEAVFVINIMAREGKSIAGAELLQELSAFGFKFGEMDIFHRHVDAAGKGAVIFSLANMVKPGTFDIDTMEQFESPGVSLFMMFPCAGKASHNYGLMLSAAERIADGVDGLLMDATRHPLTEDAIEQEQVFIRKLENRSLAK
- the ligA gene encoding NAD-dependent DNA ligase LigA, producing the protein MTEQAKQIQTLTLQLEEYNHQYYVLDNPSVPDAEYDRLLHALKQLETEFPELALATSPTQKVGGEALTSFTQIQHEIPMLSLDNVFSEEELLAFEKRLQDRLLTKTEIKFSCEPKLDGLAASILYENGHFVRAATRGDGQIGEDISENVKTIKSIPLRLRGDDFPARLEVRGEVFMPKAGFEQLNINAKKKGEKTFVNPRNAAAGSLRQLDPKIAASRPLAFNAYSLGVVEGEVEGKGLSNSHAENLQKLKQWGIPVCADVTVAMGYKGCLDFYENIGERRDSLSYDIDGVVYKVDDLALQKTLGFVARAPRWATSHKFPAQEEITTLLDVEFQVGRTGAITPVARLEPVFVGGVTVSNATLHNSDEIARLGIKIKDQVIIRRAGDVIPQVARVMLERRPDDAQDIVFPATCPVCDSEVERIEGEATVRCTAGLYCGAQRKEAIKHFASRKALNIDGLGDKMVEQLVDAELIKTPADLFGVTFGQLTMLDRMGPKKATNLLEALKVAKHTTLAKFLYSLGIREVGEATAANLANDLLSLEFIKKASVERLVLISDVGEIVAKHIFYFFREEHNLAVIDQLIEAGMSWDDVAVKEQSQQPLLGTIYVITGTLVNISRADAKTRLQDLGAKVAGSVSKKTTALVAGPAAGSKLTKAQELDIDILSEDDLLALLASHG